The DNA segment TCAGGGCTTTGCAGGGCTGCTGGTGTGAGAGGAGACAAGATGAATGGGCCTCCAGTACTTGCTTCACTCAAAGCCCTGGATATCTGGTTAGGGAGAGGAACCTCAGCCTCTATCCATCATGTGGACAGAGACAGAAGGATATAGTAGGAAGGACTCATGGTGGAATTAGGCACACCTGGGGATCCATCACAGCTCCATCAACTACTGGTTGTATGACCTTGAGTAGGTCACTTAACCTTTTTGAGCCTTGACTCTCTATTCAGGAAAATGGCAGGAAATTTGATGGAGTGAATGATGCTTAATTTATGCAGAGTTGTTATAAAGATTGGGACTGGTATTCCCAAAGTGTCTAGTCTAGCAAATCATAAGTGCTGACTAgtatctccattccttttttgaTCTCCCCAATCACATTTAGGAATCCCCAAGTCCCAATCTCCTGGACTCTCTGGAGTCTCAGAATCTGAGACGTTGAATATGGAGAGCACTGCTTGGTGATGAGTGACAAGCCACCTGCTTGGCAACATTCCCCCatgtcttgtgttttttttttttttttaattttttttaagttgttgatgtatctttattttatttatttatttatttatatgtggtgctgaaaatcgaacccagtacctcacacgtgctaggcaagcgctctaccactgagccacaaccccagccccctctcttGTGTTCTTAATATTTGTGTTGTTGTTAAACGTTTCACATGTGCCTTGTTCTCCAAAAGGTTGTAAGTCCTAAAACACAAACTCAGTGTCCCAATATTTTTTCTATTCCACCAGGGATCCTCTCCCAGTGGAAGGCATAAGGTGGCCTTCTGTACAGGACTGATCCTTCTGGTGGTTGATTATTTGGCCTGAAAGGAGGTTGGTGCAGGAGAGATGTGGGAAATGGGAATGAAAAGTGAATTGAGGCTAGCTGAGAATGTCACAGGAGAATTTGGACTTGAATCCTGTGGCTGTGGGCACTGAAGTGGTCAGGGAACAGTGTGTGGAGTCTCGGGCTGCATGGAAAGGTATTTTACAAGCACTGGTCAGACAGGAGTGAGCAGCCCTGTCATGGGGCAGATGGATGTCCCAGGTGAATGAATGTGGCTCTAACCCAGATGTGAAGTCCTCGGGTCTGCaataggaagagaggaaggaaaggtgcCGGACCATTTCCCCACTCACACCCTTCTTCGAGGAGATGGGGAGGTTGTGTACGGGGCCCAATGCACTCCTACCCTGGAGAACACTGCAGGAGATCAATTTGGAGTTGGACATTTCTGTTCTATCTGGTTTCCTGAGTTTGGAATAGGAGCCCTTGGAGTATATAGTGAAATGTCATAAATCTCTAAGTGGATCCAGAAACTATAAAAGGCAGAGTCACATTACTGCAAGGTTAGTAAAATGACCCAAGCAAGCACATGCAGCCACCAAGCTGTGCACTCCAGGTATCTGGGAGCAAACTGCCAATCACAGTTCATCAGCATTTGCGCTGTCATGGGGTCTGTATCACGGGGTTTTACTATGTCCTGGGATCGATATTTCATGCTTGTTTCCTCATTCCTTCCAAAGCTTGCAGGAGGATGAGAGTGGGTAAGCAGAGGTGCTGGTGGGTCCCCTCCTCTGCCCAGGATCCAGGGGTTTATCTCCAACTGACTCCTTTCACTGGGGCAAATCTCAGCCCCATAGGGCACAGCCCAGACAATGGACTTGCCAGCGAGAACCAGCACTCACATGAGGGCAGAAGGAATGAATCGCTAATGGGAGTCTACAAAGTAGATGTTTAAGCACAGATGACTCCTTCCTCCTTCTGGCAGGCCTTTCTCCCTGCCCTTGGGGAGGGGGCCTTCTACCCCAGCTCACTCGCAGGTCTCCTCAGCCTGTTCTGTGAGTGCAGCAGAGGCCAACACTCAGAGGGCATCTTCTCCTGATCAGGCCCCTGTGCCTCCACAGTCTTAAGTAATGACCACTTGCTCACAAGCCTCAGGACACCATTTCTACCTTGGACAGCTCCCAGTGTGAGCCTATTGCTAGAGGAGCTGGAATCTGCCTGCTTAAAACGTCCACCATCCATCTCTGTCCTGACTGGGAGCACATGCAATGAACCTGTTCCCTTTTGTAATGGCGACTTGAGATGGTGCAGTAAAGAAGGCGTGGTGATACATTATTGGCCTGATGGCTccttttatgaaaagaaatctaAATCACCTTCCCTTTCTACAGTCAGAGACACACTTTAACTCTCTTCTGCTTggaactttcattttcttaagtgTCCTCTGTTTTGTCAGCTTTGAAGGGGCCTTTGACCAAAAACAGTGAATGTGGATCCACCTGAGCCAGGAAGGGAACCATTCTGTTTAGTTACCACAGGAAAAGACCTCAGGCACTGGTCCCCTGGGGAGTCTCCAAGACCCACAGGCtaccaggagcaggggcaggggcagagcaggctgCTGTCCATGGAGAATCTggtcttccctttcttctctgggACTTGCAGGAAAAGGAGAGGCTAAGAGGGTGAGAGGGTCgggtggcaggggctggggcagtgtctactttccctttccctcctttcctattgTCAGGGATTGGAAAAACAAGGCACTTCATTTCTTGGCTTTGAGCCCTGGCAAAAGTGGCCCTGGACCAGCAGTTCTCACCATGGCTATTCactggaatcacctggggagtttTTAAAAGAGTCTAATGCCTGGGCTCCTTCCAGTCCAAAAGGCCCAGATACAGGCGGGCTTGTTTTGTTTGCTTAAGCGTTTTAAAAGATGCCCAGGAGATTCCGATTTGCAGTCAAGGCTGGGAACTACTGCTCCGAAAGTGGTGAGACCCTAGAGGAAGAAGTAGCAGGAGGCACGTGGGGTTCCTACAGAATCATTTGCTTTTGTCTTCTATAAGCCTATTCAATTTTTTTGCCCTCAGTCATTTTCTCTgctggcagatttttttttttttttttttttttttttttgtggtgctgggaatggaacccacggccttgtgcttgcaaggcaagcactttacctactgagctatctccccagccccagatattTGTTTTTGATGAAGAGAatcttatttgttattatttgttattattactcaTCACAAGTCATGGCTAATTCTTTTTTGCCCAGTTAATTTATGTTGTTTACAAAGTGTCACACCAGCTACCTCTCAAGCTTGTCACCTCTCGTGAAGGCTAAGAGAAATAAACTCCTGGCAAGGGTTTTTACTGAGTGCTTATTGGTTGAATTTGTTAGCACTGTTTTTGGTACAAATGTCAGCCAATAGCAGTCTCAAAGCCACAGGTTTGAGCTTGCTGGGGGCTCTCTGGGGAGTTGGAAGGAGCTTCTTTCTGACCCCAGAATCTTATACTCTCTTACATGCTAATGGACAGCAAATCCTGACTCCATAATCCTCCTagtctcttttttctcctccttgaaGTCCTACTAGCAGGAATTTAAAATTCTTGTTAAAACATGCAAAGGATATAGTGCCTTGAATaaatcagaagaagaaaaggaagaaaggaacccTAGGATATGAGATGTGGAAGCATCGGGTGTAGGAACCGTTATCTTTCCTGCTAGAGACTTTCCCTGAGGTCAAGAAAGCAGGAGCTGGGATATGACCCTTCCTGGCAGCTGAGCTCATTCTTATGCGCTTATGCACTAAATGCCTGGACTACAGGTATTTTGAAGGATGGGGCCACATTCACTGGGTGTGTGAAATCAGATGTAACCTGCAGCAGGGAGGCAGGAGTGTGAAGGGAGGAGCGTGGTTGGGAAGCGTGGTCCCAGCTCCACCATCAGTGATATGTGTGGTCACCTCTTTCCCCGTCTCCTTTGCACAAAAAAAGTTGTGTAGGGATCCCAGTGATGCTCAGTTGGGTTTACTTTAGAATTGGCCAGGGAGCTTTTAAAAACCACCCCATCACAGAGGTTCCTATTTGGGGTGGGTTCGAGTACCAGTATTTTCAAAAGCACCTTGGGTGGTTCTCATGTGAGCCAGGGTCGAGGACACTTTAAAGTCTTCTCTGTCTTACTCAGAACATCTCACAGGGAGGCACGACCTTTTTGGAGTTTTGTTACCCTTGTCTGTTCCTGCAGCCCTATCTGGGGAATATGAGGCACCCATTCTCAGGGAAATTAGTACTGTCTCTTGGTTAAGTGTGAAGACTCTGGAGGGTTTGAGTTCTTGGTCAGTTCTCTGGGTTTCCTCTACACAACATGAGAATAGTAATTGACCTGCCTACTGTGTTGCTGCATTAAATTAATCCATGCTTATAAAGTGCTTAAAATGATGCCTGACACACGGTCGGTGCACAGAGAATTTACTTAATATCATGGAAGGAACTGCAGGAAAGAGGTGCTCAGAGGAGGTTGCCCCAGGCATGTTCTTGAGATGCAGCTGAGGCTGGGAAGCCAATGGACCTAAGTGTCAGCACCTCCATCTGGCAGGGCATGCCTGGGGGCACGGGACCCGTACTGCGGCTGGGATGGGAAGCAGCAACGTTGCAGCACACTGGAGGACAGCTCCAACATGAGCCTCTGGATCCAGAACATCACAGCCTGTCCTGTGAGAACCCCTTTGTGCCCTGCTCCACCTCAGACCTCACCCCTCAATCCAGACTTTCAATTCCATCAGTATTCCCCAAATGCCCTGGGATCTCAAAccttcctgcccctgcctcctgtGACAGGGGTTCTGCCCCCTCTGTGGGTCTGCAGGTACGGAATGTGACACGGGATGGGGGCTTTGGTCCATGGTCACCGTGGCAACCGTGTGAGCATTTAGATGGAGACAACTCAGGCTCCTGCCTATGCCGGGCCCGATCCTGTGACTCCCCACGACCCCGCTGTGGGGGCCTCAACTGCCTGGGTCCCGCCATTCACATTGCCAACTGCTCCAGGTATGACAGGATAGGGTTTGCATGTTTGCCTTGGACTTGGGTGGAGAGAATGGGAGATAAGGGGCATCTGTTTGCACTAAGGGTCAGAAACTACTGCAGGGTGGTGCCAAGGACTAATAACAGATGACTAACAACAGATGACTAATGTCTGAGGCAGGAAACATGAGCTCTGGGGAAGTCCACAATAATGGGAGGGAAGTTGCTACCTTGCAGTGTCTCTTGATGCAAAGAGGAAGGCTGACCAGGCATGGGAGTCATCCCTAGACAGGTGAGCCTCAATAGACCTTGCTGTCCCAAACTTGAGGGACAGCATGAGATGGTGGCAATCCTGGACTACATGGTCTAGAGGTGTGACCTTGGCCAGCCACCTAACCACTCTGAGTTTCTCTGAGGGTTACAATAACCACCTGAGAGTTGTTGAGAAGGTTAAAGaagataatgtatgtaaagaGCTTGCAACTGCCTGGTATCTGGGGATTCCATAAAATGCTTATAATAACCAACCCATTATTTTGGGCACTCTTAAAATAACTGTTTCATATGTTCTAATTTAATACTCGGCAACCTCAAGGGGTAGGAATACAATCATCCACCCTACTTGAAAGATAAGGAGCCCAGTAAGTGCCAGAGCCCAAATTTGATCACTTGAGTTGATCAAAGGACAATAGTGAGTAAAGTCTGAGGTTGGAGCCAAGCATGTAAGTGGAGAACAGGGGCGACAGTTCCGTTCTGAGTGCAAGGACTGACCAACCAAGAAGGGTGAAAGGAAGATTGCTGATTGGAAAGGTGACAGTGACCTTCTCTACAGAGTGTGTCCTTTGGCCTATATGGGTAGGGGCCAGGTTATAAAAGTCTCTCAATACATGTTTGTGATATGAATGAACAAAAGCATTAATGGGTATTAACCTGGTTAAGAGCTGATATTTTCTGTCGCCGTCTGGTCCCTCCTGATGAAAATACAAAATCCATCTGACCAGATGTGGCCCAGATCTAAGCAGCTAGGACTTAGAGGGGCATCTGTTTCTGTCCCATGCCACTCCCAGGAATGGGGCATGGACCCCGTGGTCTTCTTGGGCGCAGTGCAGCACATCCTGTGGGATCGGCTTCCAGGTCCGCCAGCGAAGTTGCAGCAACCCTGCACCGCGCCACGGAGGCCGCATCTGCGTGGGCAAGGGCCGGGAGGAGAGGTGAGCTAGTGTGTGGTCCGGGAGATCTGAAGACTGAGGTCCCACGCTTTCTGGGCTTGCGACAAAGCGGCCTGGATTTTCTGGATGACCCAGGGGACTCTCTTCCTTGCCAATTTCCCAAGTGATATCTTGCCAGGGGTGCCAGTACTCCTCCTTAGGGTGATgactcctccccctcttccccagGTTCTGTAATGAAAACACACCTTGCCCAGTACCCATCTTCTGGGCCTCCTGGGGCTCTTGGAGCAAGTGCAGCAGCAACTGCGGGGGCGGCGTGCAGTCGCGGCGTCGGGCCTGCGAGAATGGCAACTCTTGCCCGGGCTGCGGCGTGGTGAGGTCCGGGGCGAGGGGTGAGGGGCGTGGGCAGGCCGCGGGGCCTGAACCCCGAGACAGGGCAGGCCTGGAGGCCCTGAAACCACTCCCATCCTGAAGGAGTTCAAGACCTGCAACCCCGAGGGCTGCCCGGAAGTGCGGCGCAACACCCCCTGGACGCCTTGGCTGCCGGTGAACGTGACTCAGGGCGGGGCGCGGCAGGAGCAGCGCTTCCGCTTCACGTGCCGCGCGCCCCTGCCAGACCCCCACGGCCTGCAGCTTGGCAGGAGGAGGACGGAGACCAGAACCTGCCCAGCGGACCGCTCCGGAGCCTGCGACACCGACGGTAGGCCCCGCGCCCTCCGCCCACCTCCCGGCCCGAGGAGCAGTAGGGGCGGGGTGGGGAGGCCCGGAGCGGGAGCCCGGGGAGGCCGGGGCGGGAGGGCTCGCGGCGCCCGCATCGCTGAGGCCCGcggccctccccagccctggtggagGATCTCCTGCGCAGCGGGAGCACTTCCCCGCACTCGCTGAGCGGGGGCTGGGCCGCCTGGGGCCCGTGGTCGTCCTGCTCCCGGGACTGCGAGCTGGGCTTTCGCGTCCGCAAGAGAACGTGCACCAACCCCGAACCCCGCAATGGGGGCCTGCCCTGCGTGGGCGACGCTGCCGAGTACCAGGACTGCAACCCGCAGGCATGCCCAGGTAATCTTGAGCAAGGAGTCCTCAGCCTATCGAAATCCTGCCCAGGGAAACTCCATGGCCCTGGGGACTCAAGACTACCCAGTGCCCGGGTCACCTCTTTTCCCTGTCAACCCTGTGCAAGAGCCACCAAAGTAATTTTTTGCTTTGTCTGTGGACAAAAAGGCTACTTCATTGGAGTGGGGCCTTCCCGCACTCAGTCTGcctcactttttttctctctcctaatGGGTTAGCCAGATAAGATTCATTTGAGGTGGAGACGGTTTCTTTCCCTAAGGGTGTCCTGTTGAGTGGGGGGTAGGGTGGGGTGGAGGCGGAGGTCAGTGTGGCCTAGGGCGCCCTCCTTACACGTGCCATCTGCTTGCAGTGCGTGGCGCCTGGTCCTGCTGGACCTCGTGGTCCCAATGCTCAGCCTCCTGTGGTGGAGGCCACTATCAGCGCACGCGTTCCTGCACCAGCCCCGCTCCCTCTCCAGGTGAGGACATCTGTCTCGGCCTGCACACGGAGGAGGCACTATGTGCCACACAGGCCTGCCCAGGTACTGGGTGCATCTGGCCGGGTTTGGGGAGCACCATAGAGCCTGTGATCCCCAGCAGGGGGTCCTGGGGCACTCAGCTGCATCTCAAACAACCCACAGAAGGCTGGTCACCATGGTCTGAGTGGGGCATATGCACTGAAGATGGAGCCCAAAGCCGCAGCCGGAGCTGTGAGGAGCTTGTTCCAGGGCCCAGTGCCTGTGCTGGAAACAGCAGCCAGACCCGCCCTTGTCCCTACAGTGAAATTCCTGGTAGGTCCTTGTGCCAGCGCCTTCATACCAGCCTTTCCTGCCCTGAGCTCCCAAATTCCCTGTCTGAAACTTGAGTCCTGGGCTGGGGTGTGTCCTGGAGCAGGATGGAACAGAGGGACTACTCACTTCCTGCCTGGTGCACACACTTGGGGCTCTGGCACTCCACATCTAGTGAATGGGCCAACCCTTTGTAGAGAAGAGGTGTGTGGAGTGGCAACGGGAGGGACGACCCCAGGCCCAGTCCTACACTCTAGTGCTGACCTAGGGGTCCTCCAGAGTCACACCCAGCCCAGGAGGGAGCCTGCCTGTCTCCACTTTGCCCTGACACTTTCTCCACTTGTCTTCCCACAGTAATCCTGCCTGCCTCCAGTGTGGAGGAGGCCGCCGGCTGTGGAGGTAAAAGGAGCCCCTTATGACACCATCCTTCTATTCCTCTACCCTGCTCCAAAGCCTGGGTTCTTCCCACCTCCCACTTCAGTTACTGTCAGGCCCACTACTTCCAGGCTGTGTGCAGGGAGGTCTGGGTAGTTCCGTCCACGCTCCTCAGCTGGGAGGCCATCATCGGTCTATACCTAAGAACCAGGTCATCTGGTTGCCATCCCTGACTCAAGCCATAGGTCATCCTGGGGAAGAGGCCCCCTTGTTCCCTCTGGCTCTGGCCTCAAAATCCGTTCTTTCCTTTATATTCCAGAGCCTCTTATTGCTGTTTCCACTCTCAGGAGATAGTCAGGAATCCTTCCTTTTCACAAGTTGGTCCTTTTCTTACCACCTGCCTGTCCTTTTCCAGGGTTCAGTCTTATCCACCTGGTGGCCACCGGCGTCTCCTGcttcctgggctctgggctcctgaCCTTGGCAGTGTACCTGTCTTGCCAGCACTGTCAGCGCCAGTCTCAGGAGTCCACACTCGTCCATCCTGCCACCCCCAATCACCTGCACTACAAGGGTGGGGGTACTCCCAAGAATGAGAAATACACTCCCATGGAGTTCAAGGTGGGGAGCCACCTCATAGCAGCAGAGGCTAGGGTGAAGGGTACAGTGGTCCTATCCCTGAGTTGGGCATAACTGGGGTAGGCATGGGAGGAACATGGTGGGGTGAGGGAGCAGGCCTCAGCAGCTGGAATGCTTCTTCGATGGCTGACTCCTGGACTCCTGGCCCTGGCCTGttcccttccccacctctcccctcacccctttctctctggtttcttcttcttcccacaGACCCTGAACAAAAATAACCTGATCCCTGATGACAGAGCCAACTTCTACCCACTACAGCAGACCAACGTGTACACGACCACCTACTACCCCAGCCCGCTGAACAAGCCCAGCTTCCGGCCTGAGGCCTCCCCAGGACAGCGGTGCTTCCCCAACAGCTGATCCTACCATCCTGGGACTTGGGCTCCTTGCCTTCCCAAGGCACAGAGCAGTGGAGATGGGACAGTGGAGCCACTTTGGTTTTCTCCCTCTGCACTAGGCCAAGAACTTGTTGCCTGGCCTGTGGGGATCCAATCTGGCTTCAGAGAGCTCTGGCTGGCGGTGACCATGGGGGAGAGGGCTGGCTTCAGGCTGGCACATGGCTGCAGATCCAGCTTAGCCCAGGTCTCTCATGGCCTCCTTGTGACCCACCATCATGCTGACCCTCCCCTGCCACATTTGAGCTGCAGACCTACTGGGCATGGGAGAAATCGAAGAGTGGAGATGGCAGTGGCGGGAGGGCAGGCTGCTTGGTTGGGGTTGGAAATGACTTCCAGAGGCTGCCACAGCCAAGTCTGACCCTCTGTGGCTGGCAGGAAAAAAGGCCTTGTCTACATTCAGATCGACTCTGAAAAGAACTTATCAAATGGCCCAGTAGCTCTGGATCTCTGCCCAGTGCTGGACCATTGTGGTGCTGCCCCAGTATGACATAGGGGACCAGTGCTGGCCCAGGTGGTCCACCTCTGCTTAGCAGTTTATATTTCACCCAGGGATATCCCTCTGGTCAGAGGCAGGGAGAACTGGGAACTAGAAACTGGTCTTTGTGAGAAGCCCATTAATCTGGCTTGGTACAGGTCTCAGCCTTGCCCCAGAAGGCACAAAAGGTGGCCTGGCAGGAGGGAAGGCTCAATACCACAGAAGGCAGAGTCTGCCTTCACGTCTCTATAGAGATCATCTTCCAGTTGCTGCTCAACAGTGTCATTAGCTGAGACTGCTTGGGAGTCTGTGCTGGCCCTTCATCTAttcaggaacacacacacacacacacacagacacaagcGCATGTGCGCACAATCACCATCTGCTACAGCAACAAAAAGGATGTTGAGCTGTGGCATTATTAATTAAAGATGATATCCAGTCTCCAAATGTAACTCTGTCTTTGCGCATATGTGTGTGGGCCCCGCTTGGCATGGTCCTGGCCATCAGAACAATGCTCCAGGGTAACAGATGGCTTCTCAAGGTGGAGGAAATGACCCAAGTAGAGTGTGACTTTAATAGGGGATATCTTTCCATATGTGGGcttatgtacacatgcacacatattgCCCTAATCCCTTTTTGAAAAAGAGATTGGGATTAAGCAAATTCACAAGTCGGTACACAAGGCACACCAAAGGCAAGCAATAGGAGAGGTATGTGCTTGATACCTCAGCGACTGTTCCTGGCAACATCTCCAGGGTGGAGATGGGGGAATCCCACAGGAAAGTATTGATGAAGATTATTTTGAGATAGCTTCAGTGCTGAGCTTAAtaaaaccaaattcagaaatgaGTAAATCCTGTGAAGTGGGGGAAGCCTACAGTAGTTTCTGttggattaaataaaaataacctcaAAGCTTCAGCCCACCAAATCAATGCTGCCATTTTGGATGAGATTGATGGACATGTTAAATTTAGAGAGCAATTTCCTGACTTAATTGGCTGGATCAATTCTCCTAAGATTCCCAGAAGAATCTAATTGTAGATGGTCTGTAAAGCTTATGATCTGAGTGGTGGAGTGAGTGGAGGCTCTTGGGAGTGGAGGCAGAAGCATTTGAAGCTTGAAGTTGCCTGGAATGGAAGATGAGGAACAGAGCCTTCCTGGGTGCCTTTCTACTTCCCTGAGACAAAAATGGCAGCAAAGGGAAGCCCAATCAGAAAGCTCAGGAAATGTGAATATCTGCTGCTTTGGGATTGCTATTTCCTGTTAGCCTCAAGAGTTCAGAGCTGGTAGGGGGCTGTGGGGGCATTTTAGATCCTGGGATCTCAGATTCTTTTGGGCCTCGTGCAGCCAGTGAAGTTCAAGAGTTACAGGACCCAGGTGTCTGCCTCTGAAGGCATTTATGTTATGTTCAAGTAGGCGGCCTGGGAGGTTTGTAGGAAGTGGTCATGAGCAGTCCTAGGGAATGACCACCACCTATTGTTCGAATGGTATCACTGGGAATGTAAACCTCTGGGTACTCTggaaatacacacatgcacacacacacacacacacacacacacactctgaatTCTCTGAAAACTGAGTTTGGAAGGCATGACCATTTAGAATGTGTGAGAGGCTCCACACTGCATACAGATGAGCTGGCATGGTTGCCAAAGAATTCAATAACCAGCTCTGTCCCAGAATTGAGGGCCCTCAGAGTGCTTCTGGAAAAGGAGGGTGTGGTAGTCTCTGGCAGGTGTTGGGGAGTTAAGTGTGAAAGGCAAGTGGGCTTCCTCTGCCAGAGGAAGATGCAGGATCCAGAGCTCCAGGCTGCCTTGGACAGTTTTGTGTTTAGAtaactcgtgtgtgtgtgtgtgtgtgtgtgtgtgtgtgtgtgtgtgtgtattttattattaaagcCATACATATTCATTGCAGAAAATTCAGAGAATGGAGGCTATAGAAAACCAAAAATCTTACCATGATTATACGAAAAACCAAGGTAGAGACTTAGGAATTTTAAATGATGTTGTGAAGACATTtctttcccccacttttttttccccaaagtcattccaaaagcagaataaaacaaaagttcTGTTACTATTTTCAATAAAACTAAGATGTAATTATAATACTTAGTACAGTTGTCCAGTATTCTCAGGGACTTGGCCAggacccctgcccctcccacacacacagaTACCAAAATATGTGGATGCTCCAGTCCCTTATCTAAAATGGAGTAGTATTTGCAAATAAGTCATGCTCATCTCCATATACattaaatcacctctagattacttataatgtctaatgcaatgtaaatctatgtaaatagttgttaggCTGTGTTGttaagggaataatgacaagaaaaaatgtctaCATGTTCATACcagctgtaattttttttttctaatactttcCATCCATCCACGGTTAGTTGGTTCTGTAAATGTGGAACTTGTGAATAGGGAAGGCCAACTAACTGTACATATAGACAGAAAGCAGATGGAGTGACAGCAGTCATCTGTTAGAGTAAATGTGGGTCAAACCTAAGTACTCGAGGGATTTCAGAAAGATAAGAAGTTGAAGGGAGTATGAGGAAGATGGAGATCTGTGCATAAGCTTCAGTTAGACCTTcaggtttttgttcttgtttcgTGATTTAtctaaacatttgtttttgtgaGTAAAATAAAGCACAGAAAAACCATATGAAAAAATAGTTAGTGGACATAGGGCCAACACCTTTGTAACAACCCTCGGGTCAAGAAACAACTTTGACAAGCACCCCAGCATCCTTTGCTTcatcccttccctctctcctcctctattCAACAATGAGATAGATAACCATCAGCACCAGGAAAAATAAAACGAGCATGAGGAAAGGAAATGTAATGGTCCTTAACCACTTGATTAGCGCGTGAGCCTCTCTGTATAATGACAGCGATTGAAACTCTCCATTCAGTCTTAATCATAACTTTGTaagaagaattttataatttttttttatcatgggaGAGACAACATCAGAGGAATAAGTCTCTGAGATCTTGTTACTAACTAAATGTTGGAGTGAATAGTaggagagaaaggaataaaaacctctttaaaataatttcaccCTGATTATAACCATGGTAcatgttaaataaagaaattttgaagacagaaatACATATATGCACCCGGCCACGACGGGATGCAGCCGAGATGCGTGCATGCACCGTGCATCTCTCTacaaagaagagggagagggaggggaaccGGGAGGAGGAGAACTAATCTtggaaaacaaaagcataaacataataaaaagaaaatattaacgTCCTAAAATCTAACTGAGAAACAATCATCATAATTCTAATACATTCTTTTCCAGGCCTTTTTACTGTCGTATATGAGTTtggaagtattttataaaattaataaatactatgtgtatggttttattttgattttaacacATTACTTTATATACTTACATTGTTAAAAATTCTTCTACAAACCTCAGGAACCCTTTCTGCTGCTGCCCTAGGAGTAGGTAGGTAGGGAGAGAGGGCTTGCTACTACTTCCATGAgagaaagtttgatttttatgtttcatttatttacatcactgatttacttttaaaatgttggcaTAACGGTTGAAAAACCCTAAGCATTCTCTTCTATAAAGGCTATTACATAAGAGTATTCATTCTGTTACTTAAATTTATTCTCTATTATATAAATGTAGAATCCTGCTATATAAATTTGTCATAAATTATTTAAACCACTCTCATTTGTTTCAAAAATTCCTTTGCCAAAGCATATTCTTATGGATCTTGttgtgatttggatgtgaggtgtccccgaaatgctcatgtgttagacaatgcaagaaggttcagaggagaaatgattgccttatgagagccttaatctgagttaatcccctgatagggattaactgagtggtaactgaagatgagtagggtgtgactggaagaggtgggcattgggggcatggctttgggtatatattttg comes from the Sciurus carolinensis chromosome 9, mSciCar1.2, whole genome shotgun sequence genome and includes:
- the Sema5b gene encoding semaphorin-5B isoform X5 is translated as MCGTNAFSPVCSSRQVGNLSRTIEKINGVARCPYDPRHNSTAVISSQGELYAATVIDFSGRDPAIYRSLGSGPPLRTAQYNSKWLNEPNFVAAYDIGLFAYFFLRENAVEHDCGRTVYSRVARVCKNDVGGRFLLEDTWTTFMKARLNCSRPGEVPFYYNELQSAFHLPEQDLIYGVFTTNVNSIAASAVCAFNLSAISQAFNGPFRYQENPRAAWLPIANPIPNFQCGTLPETGPNENLTERSLQDAQRLFLMSEAVQPVTPEPCVTQDSVRFSHLVVDLVQAKDTLYHVLYIGTESGTILKALSTASRGLHGCYLEELHVLPPGRREPLRSLRILHSARALFVGLSDGVLRVPLERCAAYRSQGACLGARDPYCGWDGKQQRCSTLEDSSNMSLWIQNITACPVRNVTRDGGFGPWSPWQPCEHLDGDNSGSCLCRARSCDSPRPRCGGLNCLGPAIHIANCSRNGAWTPWSSWAQCSTSCGIGFQVRQRSCSNPAPRHGGRICVGKGREERFCNENTPCPVPIFWASWGSWSKCSSNCGGGVQSRRRACENGNSCPGCGVEFKTCNPEGCPEVRRNTPWTPWLPVNVTQGGARQEQRFRFTCRAPLPDPHGLQLGRRRTETRTCPADRSGACDTDALVEDLLRSGSTSPHSLSGGWAAWGPWSSCSRDCELGFRVRKRTCTNPEPRNGGLPCVGDAAEYQDCNPQACPVRGAWSCWTSWSQCSASCGGGHYQRTRSCTSPAPSPGEDICLGLHTEEALCATQACPEGWSPWSEWGICTEDGAQSRSRSCEELVPGPSACAGNSSQTRPCPYSEIPVILPASSVEEAAGCGGFSLIHLVATGVSCFLGSGLLTLAVYLSCQHCQRQSQESTLVHPATPNHLHYKGGGTPKNEKYTPMEFKTLNKNNLIPDDRANFYPLQQTNVYTTTYYPSPLNKPSFRPEASPGQRCFPNS
- the Sema5b gene encoding semaphorin-5B isoform X3; amino-acid sequence: MVVPRPLAIFLLLPSLTLLVSHLSSSQDVSSEPSSEQQLCSRREHPIVAFEDLKPWVSNFTFPGARDFSQLALDPSRNQLIVGARNYLFRLSLANVSLLQATEWASNEDTRRSCQSKGKTEEECQNYVRVLIVAGRKVFMCGTNAFSPVCSSRQVGNLSRTIEKINGVARCPYDPRHNSTAVISSQGELYAATVIDFSGRDPAIYRSLGSGPPLRTAQYNSKWLNEPNFVAAYDIGLFAYFFLRENAVEHDCGRTVYSRVARVCKNDVGGRFLLEDTWTTFMKARLNCSRPGEVPFYYNELQSAFHLPEQDLIYGVFTTNVNSIAASAVCAFNLSAISQAFNGPFRYQENPRAAWLPIANPIPNFQCGTLPETGPNENLTERSLQDAQRLFLMSEAVQPVTPEPCVTQDSVRFSHLVVDLVQAKDTLYHVLYIGTESGTILKALSTASRGLHGCYLEELHVLPPGRREPLRSLRILHSARALFVGLSDGVLRVPLERCAAYRSQGACLGARDPYCGWDGKQQRCSTLEDSSNMSLWIQNITACPVRNVTRDGGFGPWSPWQPCEHLDGDNSGSCLCRARSCDSPRPRCGGLNCLGPAIHIANCSRNGAWTPWSSWAQCSTSCGIGFQVRQRSCSNPAPRHGGRICVGKGREERFCNENTPCPVPIFWASWGSWSKCSSNCGGGVQSRRRACENGNSCPGCGVEFKTCNPEGCPEVRRNTPWTPWLPVNVTQGGARQEQRFRFTCRAPLPDPHGLQLGRRRTETRTCPADRSGACDTDALVEDLLRSGSTSPHSLSGGWAAWGPWSSCSRDCELGFRVRKRTCTNPEPRNGGLPCVGDAAEYQDCNPQACPVRGAWSCWTSWSQCSASCGGGHYQRTRSCTSPAPSPEGWSPWSEWGICTEDGAQSRSRSCEELVPGPSACAGNSSQTRPCPYSEIPVILPASSVEEAAGCGGFSLIHLVATGVSCFLGSGLLTLAVYLSCQHCQRQSQESTLVHPATPNHLHYKGGGTPKNEKYTPMEFKTLNKNNLIPDDRANFYPLQQTNVYTTTYYPSPLNKPSFRPEASPGQRCFPNS